From Bactrocera oleae isolate idBacOlea1 chromosome 4, idBacOlea1, whole genome shotgun sequence:
atggtataaaaaatatgtacattaaatgttcataaaatcgaaaaaaagagCCCGCTCTCCCATATAAATTCATAAGATCATTATATGGTAGTCTTACTACCCAAAACTTACTTTAGTATCGAATAGCGATAGTCATCTTCACCAAAAATTTCTAAAGTATCGAATGAGTGAAAATCTTCAATTTTAGGATTAATATTAAGATTACTCAGTAgctaacaaatatttaaaaaggagTCGCTCtagaaaattttgcattttgcgATATTCTACGGGAACTTATAacactacatatacatatatgtatataaaattctcatAATTATGCTTGTATAAATACTTAAAAGCCGTAAGCAAACCACACAATCAACGGTATTCTGCGCAGCAAAAAAGAAACTGCTGCGTCAGCAACAACACTCACACATGTATGCATACTTTCAGCTATttacttaatatacatacatacatgtgtgtgcgtatatgtGTTAGAGCGCAAACATCTGATGgatatgttttaattaaagcCGCCGTTGTTGCCGCAAAGTTGCCGTTGCAGATAGCTGTTGTTGACACCGCTTAATGAAGTAAACAAGCAAAAGAACTCATCATAGCAAACCGCAAGCACAAATATTATGAATGATTTTGGCTGCTCGCATACACTACATATAAACTATATGAAAGCTTAAGAAAATACTCAACAAGTATgagaattataaatatttcagtaaaCTAAAAGACAACTTCATATAGAACATTTATTAAGCTAAAAGTTGTTGCTTGGAATTATTCGTGTTTTATggtgattaaaataaaatgctgcaaaaaataaataaataagtaagagAACTGCTAAGGCGAAAGGAAAAAGAACAGAATGTGAAGTGAGTgctttgaatttaatatttatgatcTAAAATATCTAGGTAACATTAAAGTGAGGCATAAGATAAGCGTAAGCAGCTCTGGCAGGTTACTTAGTAGCAGTCGGAATGAATCATTCATCTCCGTGACGGGGGTAACTTTCGCATTCGACTGTGCCGTAAGTGACTAttacaaatatcaaaataaaaacaaatcgcccactGCAAAATCTGGAGTATACGGTGAATGGTACGGCTTTATGCTTAGCGACGGAGGAAGTGTGAGTTCgtgcgttgtcatgatgaaacaGCACTGTTTGTTGACAAATTTAGCCATTTTTTCTGCAATTCGGCATCGCCCAATTATTTGACCTAGTAAAGTCGTGTTACCCTTTTACCATAATCCAAGTAGTATCACACCAAGTAAACCTCATAAAACGGTGGCGTCGCCTTTCCAGCGGACAAGATAATTTTTGACTTCTTCGCAACAGTGAAATCTCTGTATTTACTGGTGGATCGAATAATGAAGGCTTCTTCTATGACACAGAAGACAAATTCACACTAAATGCCTACAATTCAGTCTTTCAGGTCGAAATTTTTAGAATAACAGAAAACGCCAACTGAGCTTCTGTTCTAACCAGCAAATCTCTTAATCCTCTAGTAGATAGGCAAGAGCAATAAATGCTATCCGTACACGCCAACACGAAGTCGCACTGCTTAAAATTCTGTAAGGAGGTAAAATCCATTTGGGTATCAAGccatatagaaataaaaagaaattgaaaaacagacgGGTTGAGCCGCTCGGACGTAGCCGGGAATACAATCCCCTTAAGGTGCTCTAGACTGTTCAGATCCATCAAGGACTGCTTAAAGCAACGGATTCTAGAGGAACAACTCAGATCTTGGAACACTACTAACACTGGGCATGCCACACAAGAACTTTGGGGTAGTGTTAATGACGGAAAGAccaaaaagcttttatttttaggAAAGAAAGAACTATTTGTAGGGGTCATCACAGAGCGTCTGCTGCTAAGGTCCCAGCTTCAAatacttattaaaatataatccaCAGAATTCAGAGCAGATAATGATGAGCCTCTTTTACCTTTGTGATTCCGCAGCCTTCAGTCGGTTGAGTCGAGATATATTCCACGACTTCTAATGTTccaactacaaaaataaaaggCAGTTAGGTTGGAAAAATCATACAGCATCATGTCAAATCCACTCAATTGCTGATTGCTTATTTGCTTACAAAGGAGAATGAGCTATATTATGTCTTAAGTATGGCCGCCTTAGGTCAGGCGCCCTAATGTCTCTCTTTTTTAACCAACCGACCAACCAATACCAACCGAAAGATATGAAACGACAACCCACATTCGAAGTGTTTCAACAATCACCACTGTCGATAGATTCAATTtgctgtttttatatattttctcaaaaacaaaaaatcaattgaCACTTCAAATTAATTTCCTGTATGAATTTTTTCGCTGCAGACTAACTTATAGTATCGTTTATTTGCTCATTTGGGATGGCGACAAAATTTAAAGGTCCAAACACAACAATCAACATGACGGCACAAACCGCAGCCAAGTACAAAAGCACACGTTCTTCAACCAGTTTCGGCGCATCCACCACGCGATCCATCAACTCAACGTCGAGCAGTATCAGCTCCTGCAGCAGCCGACGCAGTTGCGACAACAGCAACGGCAGTAAGGCCAGTAAAAGTTACACGAACAACAGTAATGCCTTTGGCGACAAGCGCTTTAGCACACGCGCCGCGGTCAACGGACGCACCTCACTCTTCCGTTCGTTCATTACGTCGGGACCGCGTGTACGTCAAGCAATGCCGCAATCCAATGACTTTGCCTACGATCTCTCTAAAGATGAATCGAAATTTATGGGCACATTTAAGGGTCCCATGAAAACGGTGCCGGACAATGAGCGTGAGCTGCTGAAGAGTGGTCAACGCGGTGCCTACTTAGCGTTGCGCTATGAGCATTCGCCAGATCGCAAATACAACTATCCGGAGGCGACTAGCTGGCGTATTGGCTGGTTTCATAACCAAATGACGCGACAAGGTGTCGCCATTTAACGGTTTAAGTTTTGTAACTAAAGTTTTGCAAACATGTGCTGTAATATATCTCTAAATTCAGGTCGATGGTCCTGTTAGTATTTCAAAATCAATCTTTTGATGAACTGAGCTGATCGGTTGTGTTCTTAAAACCGTCAACGAATTGACGTTGAAATGCTGCTCAGCTCATCGACtgaaattatttatgtacatatgtatgtgtaattgtTCCGTGAGTTACGATCTTCTCCTACTAAATTCATATTTTGTgacaaaaccaataaattatACGAAATTAGATGGTAAAaagttttgataaaatttaatttatttgtgaaaCCCGAAAGTTTGGTTAGGTTAAGCTCTATAGCTGATCATGAAGATGAGGCTCATACTTGAACGACTTTATGAAACCAAAAAATTCCAATAAGGCAACACAAAGTGCCTTGAACCCATCGAACAgacgttttatttttattcttaacgGGAATTCACTTGAACCTTAGAAGGAATTTTAGTCTTGAACTCTAGTCTAGaaggaaattttgaaataattctaGCTCGTCTACTTCCAAGCAACTTCCACAACTGGCATCTGGTAAGTTTTTTAACTTTACCTTGGCGACTCCGATTGGGCAATAACCAGTTAAAAGCTCTATAACTAGGGAAAGGCTTATCTTGCTAAAGACCAAGAGCTCATTAGATCTTTTGCAAGTTACTTCGAAGCTTCGAAGGATCTTACAACTGCACAGATGTTAATAGCTAACAGGTTGATGATAGTAGTCTTCAGACTATTTGTCTACAAATCTCCTATTACCAAATAAATCTTGTAAACTTTGAAATCTCACAGCAATGACCGTGAGTTTCAAGACTATAAACATTCGAAAACCAAGCCACACATAGAACTGactttttttttcacttaaactcaAAATAGATAAGATTCAGATTTCAGAAATGCAAATCGCTCCGGAAACTGGTGTTGGTCACTTCCTCCAACGTCAAGCAAAAACGGTTGTGGTAAAATCGCGGTGATCCGGTGCAAACGGTGGCCAAGCCAGTATTCACGATAAAGGTTTTACTATGTGTTTAGTGAGATTGGCAGGGAACATCTGCTATGAGCTGGTCTCCTACAGCCAAACTCTGTTGGAGTTGTGTTCTATCAGCACAATGCCAGGCCACACATGGATAGTGACTTCTCAGATTCCCCAAGAGTTTGGTTGGTTGGATTTTATGCATCCACCCTATAGttcggacctggcaccaagtgatgactacctgttcctgtctatggcgaataactttgttggtgaaaaattcgcctcaaaAGAAGATTTGTAAAAATCGACAGTCCAAGTTTTATGTCAATATGTCTCTTAGATCATAGATAAAGATCCTTACGCTTTTAACGGGGTATATAAGATGATAGATCAAATTTGATTGCACTTATTATCTTCAAATCATCTTGtggatcaaatattttttataaatcaaattaacatatttataaaaataaatccaaaatatattgatatatgagcgagaatttacaaattaaatgaGCGTATACACATTGCGAAAAATTGCATTTGATTATTAtgtgtaaaaattgatatatatacTCAAAtcctttcttcttcttttgctTTTTAATCCTTCTTTCCTTCCAATTCGGCTTGAATTTCGGCAAAAGTTTTTCCTTTCGTCTCCAGTAcgcaaaagtaaatataaataccgCCGACAAATGAAATAATAGCGAAAATCGCAAAGCAAGCACCACCACCAATAGATTCATTTAGAATTGGGAATACTTGAGTGACAATAAAAGCGCACAACCAATTAGTTGTGGCCGATATCGAACCGGCAATACCCTTGACATCTTCAGTAAAAACCTCAGCCATGAACACCCATGGTACGGGACCGAAGCCGACGGAAAACATTAAgatatatatgcaaatgctGAGCAGTGGCAGCCAACCCAACCCTTCTACGGACTTTTCATCCTTCTCTTTCATAAAGAAGTATACCGATAAGCATGCGATGGAGATCACTTGAAAAACGGATGATAGTAATAAGAGCGGTATGCGACCATATCTGTCGATAATGAATAGGGAAACAACTGTTGCTGCCACCAACATCACGCCTATAATAATTGTGCTATATCGTGGATCCAAATCGCCGGCTGTAGACTTGAAAATGCTTGTAGAATAGAAGATTACCGCATTGATGCCAGAAAATTGTTGTAGTATCATCAGTGATATAGATAGACCTAGAGCTTTGAGCGTGACTTTACGAGATAGTGCTTTGCCCAAATTCCCGGAATTCTCCTTGAGTTTAGCATTGTCGGCCTTCATTTCGTTAAACTCGGCGCTGAAATCGTAGTCATTGCCACGCAACCATTCCATTGATTTCTGTGCTGCTTCCATACGTTCTTTCTTTATTAAGAAAATCGGTGAATCTggacaaaatataaatacgaCAGCGAAAACGAGCGGCGGTATACTACATATGATACTTAACAGAAAGGCTTTTGTAAAGGCGCCAAAGACGAATGCAAACAAAACGCCATTGGTGATGAGCAGCTGAAAGAAGCTGCCGATAATGCCGCGCACCTCTTTCTGCGAAATCGCCGTGCAATACATGGGTGCACAAACGCAGAACGAACCGCCTGCCATGCCGGTCAAAAAGCGTGCTGCGAATATCATCATTTGATTTTGCGCAAATATCATCAGTGACCAGCCGATCTCGAACAGTATAACCATGAGCATCATAGTCCATTTCGGTCCGATTGTCGTTATAAGCACACCGACGGGAAAGCAGACAAAAGCTGCACCCAAAGTCATTAAAGAGCCAGTCCAGGCGTATTCTTTCGTCGAGAAGGTTATACCGTAATCATTTTCGCTGGTAAATTCATCTTGCACCGGCGCGGACCAACCTATTGTCGCACCACATGCAAGTGCACCACCAGCCGATGCCAAGCCCGCAAAATATTGACGATAAACTTTGGCCATTCCTTCGCGTATTTATAggaaaatatataagttttttgtAGTAAATTATAAAGACGTTTATAAGTTGTATGTGATAAATTTATTGCagcaaaatggcagttttgaaacaattgctgaaaaaaattttctaaaattgacTGGAGACTGAATAGTGGCTTGACGTAACTTTACATTTAACCCGTTAAAAAACGGTAAAGGTATTCTAAACCtgacattatataatataccgtTGCTTTTCCTAAACGCATATGACAGAAGAAGAAATATTCGGAGGACTTTGGTTACAATTATCAACAGTTTGACAGTTCGTTCCGTTTATGACGTAGCACGTCACAGTCTTGTTTACTATCTCGTTTGCAATCTATTAACGAAATTTCTAAAAAGTTTATTAAGAGTCATGTTTTGCGGtacaaaatttgtatgaatTGCGGTACATTTAATTTGCCGTCAGCGTTTTTGACAATGAGAACGAATCTGTCAATTCTTCAAACTTCCTTCCGCTTCCATTATCACCGAGTGTTTGCGAACAGAGTACGAatgttaattttcaaaaataagaaTGTGTCtttggatatatttaattatttacgcTCACTTTTCTGATCaatcaaaaattatgagaagtttttacaatattttgatttttctttgttgttgttgttgtaaatcaATAATTCCTAAACATTCCGATTGGtttgcaatataatttggcatatataaatttggtcaGTCATTCCaaagaacgtatattatattatgataattaaaaaaataaatattcacataaaaataactttttaaaatttttagcgtAGGAATCGTAGTTTTAAA
This genomic window contains:
- the LOC106614459 gene encoding facilitated trehalose transporter Tret1, producing MAKVYRQYFAGLASAGGALACGATIGWSAPVQDEFTSENDYGITFSTKEYAWTGSLMTLGAAFVCFPVGVLITTIGPKWTMMLMVILFEIGWSLMIFAQNQMMIFAARFLTGMAGGSFCVCAPMYCTAISQKEVRGIIGSFFQLLITNGVLFAFVFGAFTKAFLLSIICSIPPLVFAVVFIFCPDSPIFLIKKERMEAAQKSMEWLRGNDYDFSAEFNEMKADNAKLKENSGNLGKALSRKVTLKALGLSISLMILQQFSGINAVIFYSTSIFKSTAGDLDPRYSTIIIGVMLVAATVVSLFIIDRYGRIPLLLLSSVFQVISIACLSVYFFMKEKDEKSVEGLGWLPLLSICIYILMFSVGFGPVPWVFMAEVFTEDVKGIAGSISATTNWLCAFIVTQVFPILNESIGGGACFAIFAIISFVGGIYIYFCVLETKGKTFAEIQAELEGKKD
- the LOC106614455 gene encoding uncharacterized protein, which gives rise to MATKFKGPNTTINMTAQTAAKYKSTRSSTSFGASTTRSINSTSSSISSCSSRRSCDNSNGSKASKSYTNNSNAFGDKRFSTRAAVNGRTSLFRSFITSGPRVRQAMPQSNDFAYDLSKDESKFMGTFKGPMKTVPDNERELLKSGQRGAYLALRYEHSPDRKYNYPEATSWRIGWFHNQMTRQGVAI